AGGGTATAAATGTGGTGGGACTTTGCTGTACTGGAATAGAGCTACTGGAAAGAAAGGGGATTCCCATAGCAGGAAATGAATTGAATACTGAGACTGCCATTATAACCGGGGCTATGGAAGCTGTGGTGGTAGATTATCAGTGTATATATCCGGGGCTTGTGCCTGTGGCAGATAATTTCCATACTAAAGTTATCACCACTGCCGATATCGCAAAGATTCCTGGCGCAGAACACATAGAGTTCAATGAAAAAGAAGCTGATGAGGTTGCTAAAAAGATTGTGAGACTGGCAATAGATAACTTCAAGAATAGGGACCCGAAGAGGGTTAACATACCAAATGTAAAGTCCAAAGTTATGGCAGGTTTTACCCCTGAGGTTTTGCTGGCGGTACTCTCTAAAATTAACAAAGAGGACCCGTTAAAACCTCTGGTGGACGCTATCACTGAAGGTAAAATCCGTGGTGCAGTGGCTATTGTGGGCTGTAATAATCCAAGGGTAAAACATGATTTCATGAATGTTGGGATTGCCAGAGAGCTCATAAAGCGCAATGTACTTGTGATATCTACTGGATGCGTTGCCACAGCCCATGCAAAGTCAGGGCTTATGAATCCTGACACAGCCTATAAGGAGGCAGGAGAGGACCTTCAGGGTGTATTGAAAGTTCTGGGCAGGGCTGCTGGTATGGAGGCTCTGCCACCTGTACTAAACTTTGGCTCATGTGTGGACAACTCCAGGATAGGAGACCTTTTGAAGGCACTCTCTGACAGGATTGGTGTGCCAATAAAGGACCTCCCTGTGCTTGCCAGCGCACCGGAATATACAACTGAGAAAGCACTTTCTATAGGCACATGGGCAGTAAGCCTTGGGGTTACCACCCATGTAAATCCGCCGCCGAGAATTTCAGGCAGCCAGCTTGTGACAAAAATACTGACAGAGGATGCGGAAGGCCTGGTCGGGGCCACTGTTTTTACCGGCTCTGACCCTGTGGAAACAGCCAGAGTAATGATAGAAAAGATAGAAGAAAAAAGAAGAAAACTGGGCTTGAATTAAGGACAATTTTTTCCCCCTTTTTTTCTTTTTTTTTAGAACTCGAATTTTATTGAAACTAACATCGGGCTTAAGGGAAGTTTTGCCGTAGGCAAATTTGAGTGGAAGAAACTACAAGACTTCGCAGTCTCTTAATGCTTGTTATATTTGTCTGAGCGATGACCAAGGGCTAGGGGCGTAGGATTTTTTGTTTTTAGAAAAAAGAAAATAAGGGGCATCTTGTTTTGGTTCTTTTTCTAAAAGAACATTTAGGGTGTCTTTAAAAGAGAAAATTTAATAAATATGGTGATTATATTATAATTATAATGAATGAAAAAGAAACTAGAGAGCAGTTAATAGACAAACAGTTAAAAACTGCTGGATGGCTTAAGAAGTATATTAAAGAAGAAGTAAATTCTGTTAAATCTAATTTTAAAACTAAGGAATATGTGCTGTCTCAAGGTAGAGAGGATAATTCTGGAAGATTTATAGATTACTTACTGCTGGCTGAAGATAATAGTCCAATTGCTTTAATTGAAGCAAAAAAATTCTCTGTTTCAGAAGATAAAGGAAGGGCTCAATCAAGAACTTATCTTAAAAATATTGAATCTCAAACAAAGGAGAAAATTCCGATTTTTTTAACTAATGGTAATAAATGGCTTCTTATAACTCAGGACGGAGTTGAGAGTTATGTTAGCGGACCTTTTTCTCAATCTGACTTAAAGAGAAGAATGGAACTTTTTAGGAAGAGAAGAGACCCGACTAAAATAAACATTGGGAAGATTGTAGATAGACCAAAGAGCATTCTTATTGTAAAACAAATGATGGAACATATTCAGATTGGGTATAAATCTGCTTTAATCAATATGGCTACTGGAACAGGAAAAACAAGAGTTGCTATGGCTGTGATTGATGTTCTTTTAAGGTCAAATATTGTAAGAAATGTTTTATTCATTGCTGATAGAATTGCATTGGCTAATCAGGCAAAATCTGCTGGCTTCAAGGAGTTTTTTTCTGAGGCAGTTGTTGATTTAAGAGAAAGTCCGAAGAGTTTTCCAAATGGACTATATGTTTCAACAGTTCAAACGTTAAGGAGTGGGAAAACTAAGAAATTTTTTGAAAGTTTTAGTCCTGGCTTTTTTGATTTGATTATTTTTGATGAAGCCCACAGGTCAATTTATGATCCAAATAGATTAATTTATAAATATTTTGATGCAATAAAAATAGGTCTTACAGCAACACCCTCAACAGCCGAAAGTAGAAACACTTATGAGTTATTTGAATGTGAGGGAGATAAGCCAACAGTTGAATATTCTTATGATGAAGCTATAAGAGATGGAGTTTTAGTTCCATATAACGCAGAGATGATTGATACAAAGATTCTTTCGTTAGGAATAGACGGGGCAAGTTTAACAAGACAGCTTCAAGACCAATTAAGAAAACAGGAAGAAGACCCAAATTATACTATGCTTCCAGGTTCTTCATTCGCTAAGGTTTTCATGGATGATAAAACCAATGAGTTAGTAATTAGGGAGTTTATGAATAGGTGCTACAAATCTGATGAAGGAAAACCTGCAAAAACGATTTTCTTTTGTGCAAATATCAAACATGCAGAGCATATCAAGAAAATTTTTAATAAGTTATTTCCTGCTGTAAGTAATGAAGTTCAAATGATTGTTTCTGATATATATAGGTATACTGACGAGATTTCAAGATTCAAACTTGATTCCGAGCCAAGAATTGCTTTGTCTGTTGGTGTTTTAGATACTGGAATTGATATTCCAGAAGTATGCAATTTAGTTTTTGCAAAACCTGTTTTTTCAGGAATAAGGTTCTGGCAAATGCTCGGAAGAGGAACTAGAAACTTAAGATCATGTAAACATAAGGAATGGCTTCCAAACAGAGAGAAAAACGATTTTTTGATTTTAGACTTTACTATTGGCGGACATTCAAATATAAAATATCATCATCTTAAAGAAGCTAAAGAGAGAAAACCTGGAACAGACACTCTTACAAAAATTTTCTTGAATAGGG
The archaeon BMS3Bbin15 genome window above contains:
- the cooS1 gene encoding carbon monoxide dehydrogenase 1 is translated as MKEFDTRGRSIEDSTIDPANVELLKIAKKDGIDTAFDRVQKQEPKCKFCEEGVSCRNCNMGPCRITQNSPRGVCGATADTMVARGLLQNTIGGAASHMDHARHVAILLREAGMGNAPYKIKDEAKLRRIAGDLGIEGADTKDKKLLAMEVANRALQDLGRQHGEDAMDWIKLHAPEERIDTWKKLGILPFGGNVVVNEGMHRRTMGVDADPVNIILGMLKTGIVDGYGGLAMSTDLQDILFGSPSPKISEAGLGVLREDYINISTHGHVPLLSEKIVDAAEELEEEAIKAGAKGINVVGLCCTGIELLERKGIPIAGNELNTETAIITGAMEAVVVDYQCIYPGLVPVADNFHTKVITTADIAKIPGAEHIEFNEKEADEVAKKIVRLAIDNFKNRDPKRVNIPNVKSKVMAGFTPEVLLAVLSKINKEDPLKPLVDAITEGKIRGAVAIVGCNNPRVKHDFMNVGIARELIKRNVLVISTGCVATAHAKSGLMNPDTAYKEAGEDLQGVLKVLGRAAGMEALPPVLNFGSCVDNSRIGDLLKALSDRIGVPIKDLPVLASAPEYTTEKALSIGTWAVSLGVTTHVNPPPRISGSQLVTKILTEDAEGLVGATVFTGSDPVETARVMIEKIEEKRRKLGLN
- the hsdR gene encoding type-1 restriction enzyme R protein, with protein sequence MNEKETREQLIDKQLKTAGWLKKYIKEEVNSVKSNFKTKEYVLSQGREDNSGRFIDYLLLAEDNSPIALIEAKKFSVSEDKGRAQSRTYLKNIESQTKEKIPIFLTNGNKWLLITQDGVESYVSGPFSQSDLKRRMELFRKRRDPTKINIGKIVDRPKSILIVKQMMEHIQIGYKSALINMATGTGKTRVAMAVIDVLLRSNIVRNVLFIADRIALANQAKSAGFKEFFSEAVVDLRESPKSFPNGLYVSTVQTLRSGKTKKFFESFSPGFFDLIIFDEAHRSIYDPNRLIYKYFDAIKIGLTATPSTAESRNTYELFECEGDKPTVEYSYDEAIRDGVLVPYNAEMIDTKILSLGIDGASLTRQLQDQLRKQEEDPNYTMLPGSSFAKVFMDDKTNELVIREFMNRCYKSDEGKPAKTIFFCANIKHAEHIKKIFNKLFPAVSNEVQMIVSDIYRYTDEISRFKLDSEPRIALSVGVLDTGIDIPEVCNLVFAKPVFSGIRFWQMLGRGTRNLRSCKHKEWLPNREKNDFLILDFTIGGHSNIKYHHLKEAKERKPGTDTLTKIFLNRVELLKKGLNAKQKEFVETKIVYEVDSLDKDSFIVREKLPLINNILDTVKNPSTPMIVAERTAEYGEKVKKRVQRKFDLKDYVNELRNEIAPLISLNPGKNPLVSSFILQVEKLFKFILDDDKDGIYKIQEHVKENMENILQKDNLEAVQEKKEDILKVFQENFWDELTFEDVEFIIIELAPLMVYYEKNPKRMLQVDAPDIILKVEEFKKEVKEDEELKKFLETNSLVNKIRKGEGITPSELLELEKQLSALRPEMTIDNVQRILKIDFLLFIREILSLKQEYDPRVLIEREFNKHIIEKNQNYTSEQIKFLQILKKVFARTKHIELKDFTVPPLSNERPLDKFQDSELQKIVIECNKIKMM